In Agarivorans gilvus, one genomic interval encodes:
- a CDS encoding translocation/assembly module TamB domain-containing protein — MIFRVVRLTLIAISALLLSVVLALSFSPSTEWILAKVDQWVDGLTISQAQGNLYSGISAEQVIWQQTGLKVQLDGLNIKLDWVCISQSQLCVETLSSEAFSLDLDTEQLLAYSSEQTEEAAPSSGVWLPPVPFVLKALNVAKAKLEIDGILISWQQLQGQAHWQGKLISVDYLALDQWQLVLPQSSSPASPASEDEPLLPFQVELPEIVLPYQIAVADLRLSQGQIEVAEQSLAFPLATAKADVGFSELFIKQLFIDSPWGQLQLSGEQAFKHNFASNLSGHWQMPLLEQSLSTQFSLNGDGKALELWLQSQGAVAAEVDGQLAWLKPNLPFDLRAELKQPLSLVAEQLSLEQLNILASGDLSAYQAQINSELAGAQALRLSGDVQGDLSRLSAFALSGELLDGKATSVNDIDSAEPDHGIGQFKLSGAASWQQQVQAQLNATFSDLQLSHWLDLGEQISLPDIDGQISASLNEQQWQVSQAAIQGRWLGLPLSAKASGEGNLAEQRNQATLEVQLAEQRLSATLEQQQQQISIDGQLDAEQLADLPWFDKGLAQAQVKVRGTLSQPLINWQLTAEQLDTPDFSLAQVNSSGSLELDSTFTGQLQLGLAQLQVAGERIEQVDLAYKSAQGKQSLSLSAEQAERSLHLSALGQGDTQNWSGVLDKADISAELGRWDLSQDIELSYQQGVVSVGEHCWSRDVSQICLLQPFTSSGDSALVLSMQQFNFAVLNSLMPEGTRLEGSASMDLDAQLQQWQPQTATLKLQLSPGSLVQQDEIETKELHYQSLLVDAQLADSMLNWNAVFVSKELGKLESKGSTAIDKNGEINGALNIDQLQLSPLLPFFPILDNIEGEITGQVLLSGAVTKPSLDGEIKLSEAYLSGPQLPLSIENLQTQLRFDNQQAELEGQFTSGGKIAQWQGQFAWPNNQLTGELDFNASLLPLVIDPYASFAVSPAVKIKIKPDLIDVSGDINVEEGSIKVKRLPDSAISESSDAIVIEEQTEAVGTQRTQLDIRVSLADKITLEALGLNTRLKGLLSLKQAANEPLLADGRIELVDGSFRAYGQNLLIEKGWIMFNGPIEQPYLDFQAIRNPDTISDNVTVGVKVIGLADAPQVTLYSEPSMSQNEMLSYLLRGRGLSDTEQDDNALSSMLLSAGIGRTEGIVGKVGSTLGLNDLSLSTAGSGSSTQVEVSAYVLPGVQVRYGMGVFDPVNELTVKYEILPKLFIEAFSGLNNALDVYYEFYLD; from the coding sequence ATGATTTTTAGAGTGGTCCGTTTAACCCTAATCGCTATTAGTGCGCTGCTGCTAAGCGTAGTGTTGGCGTTGTCGTTTAGCCCAAGCACCGAGTGGATTTTGGCCAAAGTGGATCAGTGGGTGGATGGTTTAACGATTAGCCAAGCCCAAGGTAATCTCTATTCGGGGATTTCAGCTGAACAAGTGATTTGGCAGCAAACTGGCTTAAAGGTGCAGTTAGATGGGCTAAATATTAAGCTCGATTGGGTTTGTATTAGCCAAAGCCAATTGTGCGTAGAAACGCTAAGCAGCGAGGCCTTTAGTCTAGACCTAGATACCGAACAGCTGCTGGCCTACAGCAGCGAGCAAACAGAAGAGGCCGCGCCAAGCAGCGGGGTATGGTTACCGCCAGTGCCCTTTGTGTTAAAGGCTTTAAACGTGGCGAAAGCCAAGCTCGAGATCGACGGTATACTGATAAGCTGGCAGCAATTGCAGGGGCAAGCCCACTGGCAAGGCAAACTAATAAGCGTGGATTATTTAGCCTTAGACCAGTGGCAACTGGTTTTGCCTCAGTCTTCTTCACCAGCTTCGCCTGCCAGCGAGGATGAGCCGCTACTGCCATTTCAGGTAGAGCTTCCCGAGATTGTCTTACCCTATCAAATCGCGGTAGCCGATTTACGCCTTAGCCAAGGGCAAATTGAAGTGGCAGAGCAGTCTTTAGCGTTTCCTCTTGCTACTGCTAAGGCCGATGTGGGTTTTAGTGAGCTGTTTATAAAACAGCTATTCATCGACAGCCCTTGGGGTCAGTTGCAGTTATCCGGCGAGCAAGCCTTCAAGCATAATTTTGCTTCCAACTTAAGCGGTCACTGGCAGATGCCTTTGCTGGAGCAAAGCTTAAGCACGCAATTTAGTTTAAATGGCGACGGTAAGGCCTTAGAGCTATGGCTGCAATCGCAAGGAGCCGTGGCGGCAGAAGTAGACGGCCAGCTGGCGTGGCTTAAACCTAACCTGCCTTTTGATTTACGCGCAGAATTAAAGCAACCCCTAAGCCTAGTAGCAGAGCAGCTTAGCTTAGAACAACTGAATATTTTAGCCAGTGGTGATCTGTCGGCTTATCAAGCGCAAATTAATAGTGAGCTTGCGGGGGCTCAAGCTCTGCGCTTAAGCGGCGATGTACAAGGGGATTTATCTCGGTTATCGGCTTTTGCCTTAAGCGGAGAATTACTTGATGGAAAAGCTACGTCGGTAAACGATATTGATTCGGCAGAGCCAGATCATGGCATAGGGCAGTTTAAGCTAAGCGGCGCAGCCAGTTGGCAGCAGCAAGTCCAAGCACAGCTAAATGCCACTTTTAGTGACTTACAGCTAAGTCATTGGTTAGATCTGGGCGAGCAAATCAGTTTGCCTGATATTGATGGGCAAATTTCGGCGAGCTTGAACGAGCAGCAATGGCAGGTGAGTCAAGCGGCCATTCAAGGGCGTTGGTTGGGTTTACCCTTAAGTGCTAAGGCTTCAGGCGAAGGTAATTTGGCCGAGCAGCGGAATCAGGCCACACTCGAGGTTCAGTTAGCTGAGCAGCGTTTATCTGCCACCCTAGAACAGCAGCAACAGCAAATTAGTATTGATGGCCAACTAGACGCTGAACAATTAGCCGATTTGCCTTGGTTTGATAAAGGCCTAGCCCAAGCGCAAGTTAAAGTGCGTGGTACGCTCAGCCAGCCGCTTATTAATTGGCAGCTAACGGCAGAGCAATTGGATACACCGGATTTCAGCTTGGCGCAAGTAAACTCCTCGGGCAGCCTAGAGTTGGACAGCACATTCACTGGGCAGCTGCAGCTAGGATTAGCCCAATTACAGGTCGCTGGAGAGCGGATCGAGCAAGTTGATTTAGCTTATAAAAGTGCGCAGGGTAAACAAAGTCTTAGCTTAAGTGCTGAACAAGCCGAGCGCAGTTTGCATTTATCCGCGCTGGGTCAAGGTGATACGCAAAACTGGAGTGGGGTGCTGGATAAAGCCGATATTAGTGCCGAGTTAGGCCGTTGGGATTTATCGCAAGACATTGAGCTGAGCTACCAACAGGGCGTGGTGAGCGTGGGTGAGCATTGTTGGTCGCGTGATGTAAGCCAAATCTGTTTGCTACAACCCTTTACTAGCAGTGGCGATAGTGCCTTGGTACTTAGCATGCAACAGTTTAACTTTGCCGTGCTCAATTCACTAATGCCTGAAGGCACTCGGCTAGAAGGCAGTGCTTCAATGGATTTGGATGCGCAATTGCAACAATGGCAACCGCAAACAGCTACGCTCAAATTACAGTTATCGCCTGGCAGCTTGGTGCAACAAGATGAAATAGAAACCAAAGAGTTGCATTATCAAAGTTTGCTTGTAGACGCGCAATTGGCTGACAGCATGCTTAATTGGAATGCGGTGTTTGTATCAAAAGAGTTGGGCAAACTGGAGTCCAAGGGGAGCACCGCTATTGATAAAAATGGGGAAATTAATGGCGCGTTAAACATAGACCAGCTTCAGCTTAGCCCCTTATTGCCGTTTTTCCCGATCTTGGACAACATTGAAGGTGAGATTACTGGCCAAGTCTTGCTCAGTGGAGCGGTAACCAAGCCTTCTTTAGACGGAGAGATTAAACTAAGCGAAGCCTATCTTTCTGGGCCTCAGTTACCCTTAAGCATAGAGAACCTACAAACCCAACTGCGTTTTGATAATCAACAAGCCGAGCTTGAAGGGCAGTTTACCAGTGGCGGCAAAATTGCTCAGTGGCAAGGCCAGTTTGCTTGGCCCAATAATCAATTAACCGGTGAGTTAGACTTTAACGCGAGTTTGTTGCCCTTGGTGATCGACCCCTATGCCAGCTTTGCCGTTTCACCCGCGGTGAAGATTAAAATCAAACCTGATCTGATCGATGTTAGCGGTGATATCAATGTGGAAGAGGGCAGCATTAAGGTGAAACGCTTACCCGATTCGGCGATATCAGAATCCAGTGATGCCATTGTGATTGAAGAGCAAACCGAGGCCGTGGGCACGCAGCGTACCCAATTGGATATCAGAGTTAGCTTGGCAGATAAGATTACCTTAGAAGCGCTGGGCTTAAATACCCGTTTAAAAGGTTTACTCAGTTTGAAACAAGCGGCTAACGAACCCTTATTGGCAGATGGTCGAATCGAGTTAGTCGACGGTAGCTTTAGAGCCTATGGGCAAAATTTGCTGATAGAAAAAGGCTGGATCATGTTTAATGGTCCTATTGAGCAGCCTTATTTGGATTTTCAAGCGATTCGTAATCCCGACACCATCTCTGATAATGTGACTGTTGGGGTTAAGGTTATTGGTTTAGCTGACGCACCACAAGTGACCCTGTACTCTGAGCCATCAATGTCGCAAAACGAAATGCTGTCCTATCTATTACGTGGCCGCGGACTGAGTGATACCGAGCAAGATGATAACGCCTTATCTTCGATGTTACTCAGTGCCGGCATCGGTCGAACCGAAGGTATTGTAGGTAAGGTTGGCTCTACCTTAGGTTTGAATGACTTATCTTTAAGCACTGCGGGTTCGGGAAGTTCTACTCAAGTTGAAGTTAGCGCCTATGTATTGCCTGGGGTACAAGTACGTTATGGTATGGGGGTATTTGATCCAGTGAACGAGCTCACTGTTAAATACGAAATATTGCCGAAGTTATTTATTGAGGCCTTCTCTGGCTTGAATAACGCCCTAGATGTGTATTACGAGTTTTATTTAGATTAG
- a CDS encoding FAD-dependent oxidoreductase, which yields MSLRKLALFVLIILAIAAFWWFDLNQWLSFDTIKQHQQALLDHVDQRPLLAALLFFIIYIVATALSIPGAALLTLLAGALFGVAQGVLIVSFASTIGASLAFIAARYLFRSSIETRYANKLHKINQGINQDGAFYLFSLRLIPIFPFFLINLVMALTQLRLKTYYWVSQVGMLPATIVYVNAGTELAKLNSLSGILSPSLIIAFSLLALLPYFSKGFINRLKRQRVYAGFSKPKQFDNNLTVIGAGAGGLVSAYIAATVKAKVSLIEKHRMGGDCLNTGCVPSKALIRCAKFAYQAKHADEFGYQASAQLPDFGEVMARVKQVIAEIEPHDSVERYQQLGVECIQGEAYIHSPWEIEVNGQRITSQNIVIATGARPAVPPIPGLTEIDYLTSDTLWQLEQRPEQLLVLGGGPIGCELSQSFSRLGSRVTMVEMAEHLLVREDDEVSQLIEQQFRLEGIELFLGWKAQAFEREDGRSKVILDKDGQQHTLYFDKLILALGRVANTQGFGLEQLGIENNDNGTIAVNAHLQTKYPNIFAVGDVAGPYQFTHVAAHQAWYAAVNALFGAVKKFKADYRVIPAATYTHPEVARVGLNEQLAKAQGIDYEVSRYQLAELDRAITDGAKQGFIKVLTVPGKDKILGATIVGEQAGEMLAEFSLAMKHNLGLNKILGTIHAYPTMMEANKYVAGEWKRNHAPQKVLHYLSQYFRWSRGAS from the coding sequence ATGTCACTGCGCAAACTCGCTCTTTTTGTTCTTATCATCCTCGCCATAGCCGCTTTCTGGTGGTTTGATCTTAACCAATGGCTTAGCTTCGATACGATAAAGCAGCATCAGCAAGCACTACTAGATCACGTTGATCAACGACCACTGCTGGCCGCACTGTTATTTTTTATCATTTATATCGTGGCAACAGCCCTGTCGATCCCCGGCGCAGCCTTGCTGACGCTATTGGCCGGTGCCTTATTTGGCGTGGCTCAGGGTGTACTGATTGTGTCCTTCGCCAGTACTATCGGCGCAAGTCTTGCCTTTATTGCCGCCCGCTATTTATTTCGCTCTAGCATCGAAACACGCTATGCCAACAAACTACACAAGATCAATCAAGGCATAAACCAAGATGGCGCTTTTTACTTATTCAGCCTGAGGTTAATTCCTATCTTTCCATTTTTTCTGATCAACTTAGTGATGGCACTCACCCAATTACGCTTAAAAACCTACTATTGGGTTAGCCAAGTGGGCATGCTGCCCGCCACTATTGTTTACGTGAATGCTGGCACCGAGTTGGCTAAACTCAACAGCCTATCGGGGATCTTATCTCCCTCCTTAATCATTGCCTTTAGTTTATTGGCGCTGCTTCCCTACTTCAGCAAGGGGTTTATTAATCGGCTTAAGCGACAACGCGTCTACGCGGGCTTTAGTAAACCCAAGCAGTTCGATAACAACTTAACCGTGATTGGTGCCGGCGCTGGTGGCTTGGTTAGCGCCTACATAGCCGCCACGGTTAAAGCCAAAGTGAGCTTGATTGAAAAACACCGCATGGGTGGTGACTGCTTAAATACCGGTTGTGTGCCCTCTAAGGCCTTAATTCGCTGTGCCAAGTTTGCTTATCAAGCTAAACACGCAGACGAATTTGGTTATCAGGCAAGTGCCCAACTGCCCGACTTCGGCGAAGTGATGGCAAGAGTAAAACAAGTGATCGCAGAGATTGAACCGCATGACTCGGTAGAGCGTTATCAACAACTTGGGGTTGAGTGTATTCAAGGCGAAGCCTACATTCATAGCCCTTGGGAAATCGAAGTGAACGGCCAGCGCATTACCAGCCAAAACATTGTAATAGCCACCGGCGCTCGCCCTGCGGTGCCACCCATTCCCGGCTTGACCGAAATAGATTACTTAACCTCTGACACTCTATGGCAATTAGAGCAGCGCCCAGAACAGCTTTTAGTATTAGGCGGCGGCCCTATTGGCTGTGAACTTAGCCAGAGTTTTTCCCGCTTAGGCTCGCGCGTCACAATGGTGGAAATGGCCGAGCACTTGTTGGTAAGAGAAGATGATGAAGTGAGCCAGTTAATCGAACAGCAATTTCGCCTAGAAGGCATAGAGCTATTTCTAGGCTGGAAGGCTCAGGCCTTTGAGCGCGAAGATGGACGAAGCAAGGTCATTCTTGACAAAGATGGCCAGCAGCACACTCTGTATTTTGACAAGCTTATTTTAGCACTGGGCCGCGTGGCCAATACCCAAGGCTTTGGCTTGGAACAACTAGGCATAGAAAACAATGACAACGGCACCATTGCGGTAAATGCCCATTTGCAAACCAAATACCCCAATATTTTCGCCGTGGGCGATGTGGCCGGCCCCTACCAGTTTACCCATGTTGCCGCCCACCAAGCTTGGTATGCGGCAGTAAATGCGCTATTTGGCGCAGTAAAAAAGTTTAAAGCCGACTATCGAGTGATCCCCGCCGCCACCTATACCCACCCCGAGGTTGCCCGAGTCGGCTTAAACGAACAGCTAGCTAAAGCTCAGGGAATCGATTATGAAGTCAGCCGTTACCAGCTAGCGGAGTTAGACCGCGCCATCACCGATGGAGCCAAGCAAGGTTTTATCAAGGTTCTCACCGTGCCCGGCAAAGACAAAATACTCGGTGCGACCATTGTCGGCGAACAGGCAGGTGAAATGCTGGCTGAATTTAGCCTAGCCATGAAACACAACCTAGGTTTAAACAAGATCCTCGGCACTATTCACGCCTATCCCACCATGATGGAAGCCAACAAATATGTGGCGGGAGAATGGAAAAGAAACCACGCTCCACAAAAAGTGCTTCACTATTTAAGCCAGTATTTTCGCTGGAGCCGCGGCGCTAGTTAG
- a CDS encoding NACHT domain-containing protein: MKEDISVLLKREESPTLEFKRQWYWDDSTPSEEMADKWGELIKDLVSLANGYLNKVGEHRYLIFGFSEEEENLYSIAIDKIKQLKNLSAFKKMLLQKLENFTRPALVDVYVHQISIESNTLLVFEIPSPVNLIELKRQLKTKTRHLDEGAVLIRKGQKTDEVRTATPYEIENLKSEFSKYKDSTLFKKLNPDDELSTSEKSIEKTIQLFIDKNSSFSLAEKFPVKERNWKENIIYEVYRLEDGFSGLREFIYIHDSSNQGRTKGEIKKKNLISNFSVAIVLIDRPKIKDVERRKMNIKRLFNSDYVYFIDEFGYEHLYKDCILPFEKFNLPVYVNGLYDEDDAFDLPAIDRLKDWFNSENEPLFVVSGHGGIGKTTLAKQFLDSVKEENQEAGILFIDSKEIISELSRNFSIDNKVSDVFDFYKALMDADEIEGARFDKESLQLSIDNGSLIVVLDGIDEVIAKLGDKFDVEQFITSIFEEYSSGLHKTKVLITCRDHFWNEVGKKILLPKITLKAFNENLANDFFEQKLKGDVKKVQKAMAMADDLAIEVSSPSNGIGNKTYIPFLLDMIGYLINSKDVAKKNKPLSRVSI; this comes from the coding sequence ATGAAAGAGGATATTTCTGTTCTTCTGAAAAGAGAAGAGTCCCCAACGTTAGAGTTTAAAAGGCAGTGGTATTGGGATGACTCTACGCCCAGTGAAGAGATGGCAGATAAGTGGGGGGAACTGATCAAAGATCTGGTTTCTTTAGCGAATGGGTATCTCAATAAGGTTGGTGAGCATCGCTATCTAATTTTTGGGTTTTCAGAAGAAGAGGAAAATTTATACAGCATCGCCATAGATAAAATAAAGCAGTTGAAAAACCTGAGTGCCTTCAAAAAAATGCTCTTGCAAAAGCTAGAAAATTTCACAAGGCCAGCACTTGTAGATGTTTATGTTCACCAAATATCGATTGAATCAAACACGTTGTTAGTTTTCGAAATTCCGAGTCCTGTTAATTTAATTGAATTAAAAAGACAACTCAAGACTAAGACCCGTCACCTAGACGAAGGGGCTGTTTTAATAAGAAAAGGTCAGAAAACAGATGAGGTTCGTACAGCAACGCCCTATGAAATTGAAAATCTGAAAAGTGAATTTTCTAAATATAAAGACTCCACACTTTTTAAAAAGCTAAATCCAGATGATGAATTGTCTACATCAGAGAAGTCAATTGAAAAAACAATTCAATTGTTTATTGATAAAAACTCAAGTTTTTCGTTGGCTGAAAAGTTTCCTGTTAAAGAGAGAAACTGGAAAGAAAATATAATATATGAGGTATATAGACTAGAGGATGGGTTTTCTGGTTTGAGAGAGTTTATTTACATACACGACTCTTCAAATCAAGGGAGAACTAAGGGTGAAATAAAAAAGAAAAACTTGATTAGTAACTTTTCAGTCGCAATTGTACTAATTGACCGGCCTAAGATAAAAGATGTCGAACGAAGAAAAATGAACATTAAAAGGCTATTTAACTCTGATTACGTTTACTTTATTGATGAGTTTGGTTATGAGCACTTGTACAAGGATTGTATTTTACCATTTGAAAAGTTTAATTTGCCTGTTTACGTAAACGGCCTTTACGATGAAGATGATGCTTTTGATTTGCCTGCAATAGATAGACTCAAAGACTGGTTTAATTCAGAAAACGAGCCTCTTTTCGTTGTTAGTGGACACGGAGGAATAGGTAAGACTACGTTAGCTAAACAGTTTTTAGATTCGGTGAAAGAAGAAAACCAAGAGGCCGGAATATTATTTATAGATTCAAAAGAAATTATAAGCGAGCTATCTAGAAACTTCAGTATTGATAATAAGGTTTCAGATGTCTTTGATTTTTATAAAGCATTGATGGACGCTGACGAAATTGAGGGGGCTAGATTTGACAAAGAGTCACTTCAACTATCTATTGATAATGGGAGCTTAATTGTTGTTCTTGATGGCATAGATGAAGTAATTGCTAAGCTTGGAGATAAATTTGATGTAGAGCAATTTATAACCTCAATATTTGAAGAGTACTCTTCTGGCCTACATAAAACAAAAGTACTTATTACTTGTCGAGATCATTTTTGGAATGAAGTCGGCAAGAAAATACTTCTACCCAAGATAACACTCAAAGCATTTAACGAAAACTTAGCAAATGACTTTTTTGAACAAAAACTAAAAGGTGATGTAAAAAAAGTTCAAAAGGCTATGGCTATGGCCGATGATTTGGCTATCGAAGTTTCTTCACCATCAAACGGAATTGGTAATAAAACTTACATTCCTTTTTTACTTGATATGATTGGATACTTAATTAACTCGAAAGATGTAGCCAAAAAGAACAAACCCCTTTCCAGAGTAAGTATTTAA
- a CDS encoding autotransporter assembly complex protein TamA: MFLRCWPILLALFTTTVAAIDFSYQGLTAEAEDNVKVYLEAQNFPEHTSRRRIISASLEQANLALRAVGYYQSKIQITEQEKGRFLVSVDQGRPLTISQFNFQFNGEATQDSRFTSAVNKSGLAEGAVFSHVAYDKLKSEFNNLASRYGYFDAQFHQAEIKISIKRNTAVINLNYDSGARYHFGDVVFTNPELPRTMFANLAEFSEKDRYDSQLVGEFNQRLGDTDYFQVISVRPDIENRHDNKIDILVGLQLKHRDIFEVGGGITTDVGPRARFKWNRPWVNMRGHSVTLELEGSEPKQSAQLVYRIPIANPVDDYLDVQSGFIREKTNDTESDKTILSTTRQWRLEGDWQPAIFLKWQHERYKQAEQSSVTDLVLPGANFSRLRTRGGLDPHWGDNLQASIELGHPYWGSDVELLRFAALAKWLRSYQNHRLLVRVDLGGIWVDNITDVPASMRFFAGGDQSIRGYDYKTIAPRNDNGRLIGGKFLTVGSLEYNYQFAEKWRWATFVDAGTATNDFSEPVSFGVGMGIRWLTLIGPLRVDLAAGLQNESDAWRLHFSLGPDL; this comes from the coding sequence TTGTTTTTGCGCTGTTGGCCGATATTGCTCGCTCTGTTTACTACAACTGTGGCAGCAATCGATTTTTCTTACCAAGGCTTGACCGCTGAAGCAGAAGACAATGTGAAGGTGTATCTCGAAGCGCAAAACTTTCCCGAGCATACCAGTCGTCGCCGTATAATCAGTGCCAGCTTAGAGCAAGCTAACTTGGCGCTGCGTGCTGTAGGTTATTACCAAAGTAAAATACAGATCACCGAACAGGAAAAAGGACGTTTTCTGGTATCGGTTGATCAAGGGCGACCGCTCACCATTAGCCAGTTTAACTTTCAGTTTAACGGAGAGGCTACCCAAGATAGCCGTTTTACTAGCGCTGTAAATAAAAGTGGTTTGGCAGAAGGGGCGGTATTTAGCCATGTGGCTTACGACAAGCTCAAATCAGAATTCAATAATTTGGCTTCACGCTACGGTTATTTTGATGCGCAGTTTCATCAGGCCGAAATCAAAATTAGCATTAAACGCAACACCGCGGTGATTAACCTCAATTATGACTCTGGTGCTCGTTACCACTTTGGTGACGTGGTATTCACTAACCCTGAACTACCCAGAACTATGTTTGCTAATTTGGCGGAATTTAGCGAGAAAGACCGTTACGACTCTCAGTTAGTGGGTGAGTTTAATCAACGTTTAGGTGATACCGATTACTTTCAAGTGATATCGGTACGGCCCGACATTGAAAATCGCCATGATAACAAAATCGATATTTTAGTTGGCTTGCAATTAAAACACCGTGACATTTTTGAGGTGGGTGGGGGCATTACCACTGACGTAGGGCCAAGAGCGCGCTTTAAGTGGAATCGACCTTGGGTGAACATGCGTGGCCATAGTGTCACCTTGGAATTGGAAGGCTCCGAGCCTAAGCAAAGCGCGCAATTAGTTTATCGTATTCCAATTGCTAATCCGGTTGATGATTACCTTGACGTACAAAGTGGTTTTATTCGCGAAAAAACCAATGATACCGAGAGTGACAAAACCATTTTATCAACCACTCGGCAATGGCGCTTGGAAGGCGACTGGCAGCCCGCGATATTTTTGAAATGGCAGCATGAACGCTATAAACAGGCAGAGCAGTCATCGGTAACTGACTTGGTATTACCCGGCGCTAACTTTTCCCGCTTACGTACCCGTGGCGGTTTAGACCCTCATTGGGGCGATAACTTGCAGGCCAGTATTGAGCTTGGACACCCTTATTGGGGCTCGGATGTAGAGCTGCTGCGCTTTGCTGCTTTAGCTAAATGGCTACGTTCTTATCAAAATCACCGCTTGTTGGTGCGTGTTGATTTAGGCGGTATTTGGGTCGATAACATTACCGATGTGCCGGCATCGATGCGTTTCTTCGCCGGTGGTGACCAAAGCATTCGCGGTTATGACTATAAAACTATCGCCCCGAGGAATGATAACGGCCGGTTAATTGGCGGCAAGTTCCTCACCGTTGGCAGTTTAGAATATAACTATCAGTTCGCTGAAAAGTGGCGTTGGGCGACTTTTGTGGATGCCGGAACCGCCACTAACGATTTCTCTGAGCCGGTTTCTTTTGGTGTGGGTATGGGCATTCGCTGGTTAACCTTGATTGGCCCCTTGCGTGTCGATTTAGCCGCAGGCCTGCAAAACGAATCCGATGCTTGGCGACTGCACTTTTCTCTAGGGCCAGATTTATGA
- a CDS encoding group I truncated hemoglobin: MSDSLYVRLGGTEGITKLAGDLVDIHLANPKISPRYANSNVAALKNGAATFFIAGTGGPNVYQGKDMVATHKGMNISGEEFLAVLDDALEALNKNDVGQREKEEVLFVLYSMKPEIVSL; the protein is encoded by the coding sequence ATGTCTGATTCATTGTATGTTCGTTTAGGTGGCACAGAAGGAATCACCAAGTTAGCCGGTGATTTGGTAGATATTCATCTGGCAAACCCCAAAATCTCGCCAAGGTATGCAAACAGCAATGTAGCGGCTTTAAAAAATGGCGCAGCTACGTTTTTTATTGCCGGTACCGGAGGCCCCAACGTTTACCAAGGTAAGGATATGGTGGCGACACATAAAGGTATGAATATTAGCGGTGAAGAGTTTCTTGCTGTATTAGACGATGCCTTAGAGGCGCTTAATAAAAACGATGTAGGCCAGCGAGAGAAAGAAGAGGTATTGTTCGTTCTTTATAGTATGAAGCCGGAAATAGTCAGCCTATGA
- a CDS encoding GNAT family N-acetyltransferase: protein MPIQKIVDVNWPQIVELQGQVYLSVEPETLQVLKSKWLNSPDSCFIYQEQGEVIGYLLAHAWHGQTPPKLFKPLTTNSQASVLFLHDLAVAKAAAGRGIGKSLFTHLLKTALAKGYQQIMLVAVQDSFPFWQKQGFTTVNQPVDPSYGEAAQLMIKPLVV, encoded by the coding sequence ATGCCAATACAAAAGATTGTGGATGTTAACTGGCCGCAGATAGTTGAATTACAAGGGCAAGTGTATTTGTCTGTAGAGCCAGAAACGCTGCAAGTGTTGAAGAGTAAGTGGTTAAATTCACCAGACAGCTGCTTCATATATCAAGAGCAGGGCGAAGTTATCGGCTACTTGCTGGCTCATGCTTGGCATGGGCAAACCCCGCCTAAACTATTTAAGCCCTTAACAACCAACAGCCAAGCTTCGGTACTGTTTTTACATGACCTTGCCGTGGCGAAAGCAGCAGCGGGTAGAGGTATTGGCAAAAGTTTGTTTACTCACCTCCTTAAGACGGCCCTGGCTAAAGGCTACCAGCAAATTATGTTGGTAGCGGTACAAGACTCATTCCCGTTTTGGCAGAAGCAAGGATTCACAACAGTGAATCAGCCGGTTGACCCAAGTTATGGCGAAGCAGCCCAGCTAATGATTAAACCCCTTGTCGTATAA
- the mobB gene encoding molybdopterin-guanine dinucleotide biosynthesis protein B, producing the protein MRQTWPKPVIGFAGFSGSGKTTLISQLLPLLSQQGLAVSVLKHSHHQLELDKPGKDSQRFVRAGASEVVLACPNRRYHFSQQDDHDQLNQQLDWLNWQQCDLVLVEGYRHSNMAKIEVHRPTLGKPLLYSEDNNIIAIASDQNIDCSIPYLNLNQTAQVAEFILSYIRASN; encoded by the coding sequence ATGAGACAAACTTGGCCTAAACCAGTAATCGGTTTTGCTGGCTTTAGCGGTAGCGGAAAAACCACCTTAATTAGCCAATTATTGCCCCTGTTAAGCCAACAAGGTTTGGCAGTGAGTGTGCTTAAACATAGCCACCATCAGCTTGAACTGGATAAACCGGGTAAAGATAGCCAGCGCTTTGTTCGCGCAGGTGCCAGCGAAGTGGTATTGGCTTGCCCCAATCGGCGCTATCACTTTAGCCAACAGGATGATCACGACCAGCTTAATCAACAGCTAGATTGGCTCAACTGGCAGCAATGTGACTTAGTCTTGGTAGAAGGCTACCGCCACAGCAACATGGCAAAAATTGAAGTTCACCGCCCGACACTAGGCAAACCTTTACTCTACTCCGAGGATAACAACATTATCGCTATTGCCAGCGACCAGAACATTGATTGCTCGATACCCTATTTGAACTTAAACCAAACCGCGCAGGTGGCCGAATTTATTTTAAGTTATATTCGTGCTAGTAATTAG